One genomic region from Kwoniella dejecticola CBS 10117 chromosome 1, complete sequence encodes:
- a CDS encoding mitochondrial division protein 1 — MPPKDARDQPPLKQALDPISSPYISSLNGTLSIAKEVLMGSFQSEHRRSESTRILSDLAPSLMQPKFLSAANTYGSPKSLGKPPSRPSSLLRLPTALPAGLTNVATRPTSSSLAIIEAVDRLQAMSLAETNSQGQEGEQPSLIRGFKATIPSSELAKQRRRVIRGDIVDADLGNSKLGLKKLGDRARGLLTNHEEVNVEDHEDEGNSSINRKSKRRKRQRDHNRRISESRRHLEGKLHLEDLVQQADEIQQDKENLHVRQSLIHAEILEVSAKIDVLEDIRRRLETSLLHLQEEDLELDDELEGVQEMMASPAIKSAAGTRALPASASAAITKKSSRRRKGPAFLPSEHDELPAGVAFMTLNGHTAPITALDFNEPYGMLVTAGQDDIVKVWDLCDGEEIGQLRGHTGTVKALQVEDTLCLTGGSDGAIRLWDLRMVEDYEERLQSQLEELARQDPLERIAHQKHLDENMEGDAGLGLGLAEEKDEFDWDEEPSGITQASQIDISSPCVRTLEGHSKSVTALYYEDGCLVTGSSDKTIRQWDVATGQCVLTMDILWAISNPPPIPAAAPAAPPRLKHRSSTSFGSIHYDDILPSPGASLVGMSGASLLSAVAGNQFAVPTPPYADGSWEMYQDFVGGVQFWGYALASGSGDGGVRMWDMRTGQAHRTLTGHSAPVTCLQFDEMNIVTGSLDKTIRIWDLRMGQSSEIHKFEYPVTALQFDSRKVVACTGENAVEVYNRTTHQHSRLVTNGHIKPAEKMRFIDKYLVSGGRDGAAKVWAM; from the exons ATGCCTCCCAAAGATGCTCGAGACCAACCGCCCCTGAAACAAGCCTTGGATCCGATTTCCTCACCCtacatctcatctctcaaTGGTACATTGTCCATCGCTAAAGAAGTCCTCATGGGCTCGTTCCAATCTGAGCACCGTCGTTCTGAGAGTACACGAATCCTATCTGATC TCGCTCCTTCACTTATGCAGCCCAAATTCTTGAGTGCCGCCAATACGTATGGATCGCCCAAGTCCCTCGGTAAACCACCTTCGAGAccctcttctctcctcaGACTGCCGACAGCTCTACCGGCGGGTCTGACAAATGTTGCTACTCGCCCTACATCATCTTCGTTGGCAATCATCGAAGCTGTCGACAGACTTCAAGCGATGTCATTAGCTGAGACCAATAGCCAGGGGCAAGAAGGCGAACAACCGAGTCTGATCAGGGGTTTCAAAGCTACGATACCTTCCTCAGAGTTGGCGAAAcagcgaagaagggtgaTAAGAGGGGATATCGTAGATGCGGATCTTGGGAATTCTAAACTTGGCTTGAAGAAATTAGGTGATAGAGCTAGAGGGCTGTTGACGAATCATGAAGAGGTAAACGTTGAAGATcacgaagatgaaggaaaCTCATCGATAAATAGGAAGAGTAAAAGAAGGAAACGGCAGAGGGATCACAACAGGCGTATAAGCGAGAGTAGGCGGCATCTCGAAGGGAAGCTGCACTTGGAAGATTTGGTGCAGCAGGCAGACGAGATTCAGCAGGATAAAGAGAACTTACACGTTAGGCAG TCCCTTATCCACGCCGAGATATTGGAGGTGTCAGCCAAGATCGATGTACTGGAAGATATACGCCGGCGGCTCGAGACTTCGCTCCTTCACttacaagaagaagacttaGAATTGGATGACGAGCTGGAAGGCGTGCAGGAAATGATGGCTTCCCCAGCTATCAAGTCCGCGGCAGGCACCAGGGCGTTACccgcttctgcctctgcagcgataacgaagaagagttcgaggaggaggaaagggcCTGCTTTCTTGCCTTCGGAACACGACGAATTGCCTGCTGGTGTTGCTTTCATG ACATTGAACGGTCATACAGCCCCCATCACAGCGCTGGACTTCAATGAGCCGTACGGCATGTTGGTGACTGCAGGTCAGGACGATATAGTCAAAGTGTGGGACCTTTGTGATGGAGAGGAGATAGGTCAACTCAGAGGACATACCGGAACTGTCAAGGCATTACAGGTTGAAGATACCCTTTGCTTGACTGGTGGATCTGACGGTGCGATCAGGTTGTGGGATCTGAGGATGGTAGAAGATTACGAGGAGAGGCTACAGTCTCAGCTTGAAGAACTTGCCAGGCAGGATCCTCTAGAACGGATCGCGCACCAAAAGCATCTGGACGAGAACATGGAGGGTGATGCGGGCTTAGGTCTGGgattggcggaggagaaggatgaattcGATTGGGATGAGGAACCAAGTGGGATTACTCAAGCCAGTCAGATTGACATTAGTAGTCCGTGCGTAAGGACTTTGGAGGGGCATAGTAAGAGTGTCACTGCTCTGTACTATGAAGATGGCTGTCTG GTCACCGGGTCATCAGATAAGACGATACGTCAGTGGGATGTAGCCACAGGACAATGTGTTCTGACGATGGACATCTTATGGGCAATCTCCAATCCACCACCCATCCCAGCCGCTGCACCAGCCGCGCCACCACGGCTGAagcatcgatcatcaacctcattcGGCTCGATACATTACGACGATATTTTACCTTCGCCCGGAGCATCCTTGGTTGGAATGTCAGGAGCGAGTCTACTCAGTGCAGTAGCGGGGAACCAGTTCGCGGTACCTACTCCGCCGTACGCGGATGGATCTTGGGAAATGTATCAAGATTTCGTCGGCGGTGTGCAATTTTGGGGTTATGCGCTGGCtagtggaagtggagatggTGGAGTCAGGATGTGGGATA TGCGGACGGgtcaagctcatcgaacGTTGACTGGGCATTCTGCGCCGGTGACCTGTTTACAATTCGATGAAATGAACATCGTGACGGGCAGTCTAGACAAGACGATCCgg ATATGGGACTTAAGAATGGGACAATCATCCGAAATCCATAAATTCGAATACCCCGTAACAGCGCTTCAGTTCGATAGTCGGAAAGTAGTAGCTTGTACGGGTGAGAACGCTGTGGAAGTGTATAATCGGACGACGCATCAGCATTCGCGTTTGGTGACCAACGGACATATTAAGCCtgcggagaagatgaggttCATAGATAAGTACCTAGTCAGCGGAGGGCGGGATGGGGCCGCGAAGGTGTGGGCCATGTAA